In one Vagococcus entomophilus genomic region, the following are encoded:
- a CDS encoding glycoside hydrolase family 31 protein, whose translation MAKTIFQGAHYRITVLTNQLIRMEYSEDGQFEDRFTQTVLNRTFDPPKVTVTETNEQLALHTPNVALFYEKEKKFNEYTVSLDVRFETGYTHHWRFGDTEWNLKGTTRTLDGADGEVMLEDGILSRNGVTVMDDSTTFILDEENHPVKRHGSTTDCYLFAYGHDYFKALKDFYQLTGQTPLLPRYALGNWWSRYWKYTEESYLNLVEQFQEEKIPLSVSVIDMDWHLTEIPERFGNGWTGYTWDKRLFPQPKRFMQALHDKGLAVTLNVHPADGIRAFEEAYPRVAQRLQLNQAEEEPARFDLNDEAFRVSYFEDVHHPMEEEGVDFWWIDWQQGTKSGVAGLDPLWQLNHYHFLDQTQRKQDPLILSRYAGPGSHRYPLGFSGDTIISWASLAFQPYMTTTASNIGYSWWSHDIGGHMLGYKDEELSLRWLQFGVFSPINRLHSSSSAFTSKEPWTFEPTIAGVMKDYLRFRHSLLPYLYTANVRTHEVGVPLMQPMYYRYPEIEEAYNSRNQYFFGSELLVAPITQPINQETELGKAKVFLPPGDWFDLFRNCRYEGDTSITMYRSLTDIPVLARAGAIIPLDATPEETKANELPEKIRWEIFPGKTNEYELIEDLAGNRCTTRVRLDEATQQLSIETEGDNKILPSNRQHEFHLRVTDEVQVVGECLSSSYQEQTKEQVIIVQQSERQNILSIVGFAYSKTQTSEQAVFDILKRANIENQLKDQIWQRYGDETSKKKRFNLFSQLSLPDLAQALFECEYTDQREE comes from the coding sequence TAATACGAATGGAATACAGCGAGGACGGGCAATTTGAAGATCGTTTCACGCAAACGGTATTAAATAGAACCTTTGATCCACCAAAAGTCACGGTGACTGAAACAAATGAGCAACTAGCACTTCATACTCCGAATGTTGCGCTTTTCTACGAGAAAGAAAAAAAGTTTAACGAATATACGGTGTCGTTGGATGTACGTTTTGAAACAGGCTATACTCATCACTGGCGATTTGGAGATACAGAGTGGAATTTAAAAGGAACGACTCGAACGCTGGATGGGGCAGATGGAGAAGTGATGCTGGAAGACGGGATTTTGAGTCGAAACGGAGTGACGGTGATGGATGATTCTACCACATTCATACTTGATGAAGAAAATCATCCAGTGAAACGTCATGGAAGTACAACTGACTGTTATCTGTTTGCTTATGGGCATGATTACTTTAAAGCGCTCAAAGATTTTTATCAATTGACGGGTCAAACCCCATTACTACCAAGATATGCGCTTGGAAATTGGTGGAGTCGTTATTGGAAATACACAGAGGAAAGCTATTTGAATCTGGTTGAACAGTTTCAAGAGGAGAAGATTCCGTTGTCTGTTTCGGTGATTGATATGGACTGGCATTTGACCGAGATTCCTGAACGCTTTGGCAATGGTTGGACTGGTTATACCTGGGATAAAAGGTTATTTCCTCAGCCCAAACGCTTCATGCAGGCTCTGCATGATAAGGGACTTGCAGTCACACTGAATGTCCATCCGGCAGATGGAATTCGAGCGTTTGAAGAGGCCTATCCAAGAGTGGCACAACGTCTCCAGTTGAATCAAGCTGAAGAAGAGCCCGCGCGCTTTGATTTAAATGATGAAGCTTTCCGTGTCAGTTATTTTGAGGATGTTCATCATCCGATGGAAGAAGAGGGAGTTGATTTTTGGTGGATTGACTGGCAACAAGGAACGAAAAGTGGAGTTGCCGGTTTGGATCCTCTTTGGCAATTAAATCATTATCACTTTTTAGACCAAACACAGCGCAAACAAGATCCCCTAATTTTATCGCGTTATGCAGGTCCAGGAAGTCATCGTTATCCATTAGGTTTTTCAGGGGATACGATTATCAGTTGGGCCTCCCTAGCTTTTCAACCGTACATGACGACAACTGCCTCTAATATAGGCTATTCATGGTGGAGTCATGATATTGGAGGGCATATGTTGGGCTACAAAGATGAAGAACTCTCTTTACGTTGGCTTCAGTTTGGGGTATTTAGTCCGATTAATCGGCTTCATAGTTCTTCTAGTGCTTTTACAAGCAAAGAACCATGGACATTTGAGCCGACTATTGCAGGTGTTATGAAAGACTATTTGCGCTTCCGTCATTCGTTACTTCCTTATCTATATACTGCAAATGTACGTACACATGAAGTGGGAGTACCTTTGATGCAACCGATGTATTACCGTTATCCAGAGATTGAGGAGGCCTACAACAGTCGGAATCAATATTTCTTTGGATCGGAGTTACTCGTTGCACCAATTACGCAACCGATAAATCAAGAAACCGAACTGGGCAAAGCGAAGGTATTCTTGCCACCGGGAGATTGGTTTGATCTATTTCGCAACTGCCGTTATGAAGGAGATACGTCCATTACGATGTATCGCTCGTTAACAGATATTCCGGTTTTAGCAAGAGCAGGAGCTATTATTCCGTTAGATGCTACGCCAGAGGAAACTAAAGCAAACGAATTACCAGAAAAGATACGCTGGGAAATATTTCCCGGTAAAACTAATGAGTATGAACTGATTGAAGACCTCGCAGGAAACCGATGTACCACGCGAGTTCGCCTAGATGAAGCTACACAACAATTGTCAATCGAAACAGAAGGGGATAACAAAATTCTTCCTAGCAATCGACAACACGAGTTTCATCTACGGGTAACAGATGAAGTACAGGTCGTTGGAGAGTGTCTGTCTTCAAGCTATCAGGAACAGACTAAGGAACAAGTAATTATCGTGCAACAATCAGAGCGGCAAAATATATTAAGCATTGTTGGCTTTGCGTATAGCAAAACACAAACGAGTGAGCAAGCAGTTTTTGATATTTTAAAACGAGCAAATATTGAGAATCAACTAAAAGATCAAATATGGCAACGTTATGGTGATGAAACAAGTAAAAAGAAACGTTTCAACTTATTTTCGCAACTCTCTTTACCTGATTTAGCACAAGCATTATTTGAATGTGAATACACAGACCAACGAGAAGAATAA
- a CDS encoding glycoside hydrolase family 66 protein produces MKKDQKQTVSIQKISADRAVYRPGFPVKWTVRLSDKGQESQGTYHLVVTHLGDKVGQKSGEWTTKEGEGTIVLDWRSPSMDYQGYLAQLELRNLDGQIVAHANKAIDVSSDWTKFPRYGYLTEFGGATTPEKTIEQMKDWQLNSIEYYDWKFLHHQLIPEDGAMTWQDWSGRQIDGNKVKMYIQQAKKANIVSMSYNMIYAATNNYQEYGVKADWLLHYAEEHGEKGKHKGEVFSFEMGDSPSGQSTLFFFDLDCSEWQTYIIQKNQEALAVMGFDGWHGDTVGEWGKMWAAADIGQEDQAKYVKNSYRSFLNTVKERLGNAYYLSFNPVGAQGIEQVNTSNVDVLYAEIWPWDKDSEGNLYEDYMSLKREIDQSRKESGGKSLIIPAYMEYDYAANQKIRQSFNQAAVLLTAAAVYAAGGSRMELGNGTEMLSNEYFPSNQLYMSCEHQKRQHALQEFIVAYQNILRDGLEDNQKPISIDQEKTSIDGQADTIWAYAKEKEGMEAIQLINLSGVMDVTWRANEGKKETPKKKSNLTVKYYTEQIYPHAYLTSPDPEFDGLSKKVAITQKRDQRGIYLEIPVSSLEYWAMLYFY; encoded by the coding sequence GTGAAAAAAGATCAAAAGCAAACGGTCTCCATACAAAAAATTTCGGCAGATCGAGCGGTTTATCGACCAGGGTTTCCAGTCAAATGGACTGTTCGGTTATCTGATAAAGGACAGGAGAGTCAAGGCACGTACCATCTGGTCGTTACTCATTTAGGTGACAAGGTGGGACAAAAGTCTGGCGAATGGACTACGAAAGAGGGTGAAGGAACGATTGTACTTGATTGGCGGTCACCATCTATGGATTATCAAGGATACTTGGCACAACTTGAATTAAGAAATCTAGATGGACAAATAGTCGCTCATGCGAATAAGGCAATCGACGTGTCGAGTGACTGGACGAAATTCCCTCGTTACGGCTATTTAACAGAATTTGGTGGGGCGACAACGCCAGAAAAAACGATAGAACAAATGAAAGATTGGCAATTAAATTCCATTGAGTACTATGACTGGAAATTTTTGCACCATCAATTGATTCCAGAAGATGGTGCTATGACTTGGCAAGACTGGTCAGGACGTCAGATTGATGGCAACAAAGTAAAAATGTATATCCAGCAAGCGAAGAAAGCGAATATAGTGAGTATGAGCTATAACATGATTTATGCGGCTACAAATAATTACCAAGAATATGGGGTGAAAGCGGATTGGCTCCTTCACTATGCAGAAGAACACGGAGAAAAAGGTAAACATAAAGGAGAGGTTTTTTCATTTGAGATGGGGGACAGCCCGTCAGGACAATCTACGTTGTTTTTCTTTGATTTGGATTGTTCTGAATGGCAAACATATATCATTCAAAAAAATCAAGAAGCATTAGCCGTCATGGGATTTGATGGTTGGCATGGAGATACTGTGGGCGAATGGGGAAAAATGTGGGCAGCAGCTGATATTGGTCAAGAAGACCAAGCTAAATATGTCAAAAACAGCTATCGCTCGTTTTTGAATACGGTCAAGGAACGATTAGGGAATGCCTATTATTTGTCATTTAATCCTGTTGGCGCACAAGGGATTGAGCAGGTTAACACTTCGAATGTTGATGTGTTGTATGCTGAGATTTGGCCTTGGGATAAGGATAGCGAAGGAAATCTATATGAAGACTATATGAGTTTAAAAAGAGAAATTGATCAATCCAGAAAAGAAAGCGGCGGAAAATCGTTAATTATTCCAGCATATATGGAGTATGACTATGCGGCAAATCAGAAAATCCGTCAATCGTTCAACCAAGCGGCAGTTCTCTTGACCGCTGCTGCGGTATACGCGGCAGGAGGTTCCAGAATGGAACTGGGAAACGGAACTGAAATGCTATCTAATGAATACTTTCCCAGTAATCAGCTCTACATGAGTTGTGAGCACCAAAAACGACAACACGCATTGCAAGAATTTATTGTCGCCTATCAAAATATTTTGCGCGATGGATTAGAGGATAACCAAAAACCAATTAGTATTGATCAAGAAAAAACAAGTATTGACGGCCAAGCGGATACGATTTGGGCGTATGCAAAAGAAAAAGAGGGTATGGAAGCCATCCAACTTATTAATCTAAGTGGAGTGATGGATGTGACTTGGCGTGCCAACGAGGGGAAAAAAGAAACACCTAAAAAGAAAAGTAATTTGACGGTAAAATATTATACTGAGCAGATTTATCCCCATGCTTATCTTACTTCTCCTGACCCAGAATTTGATGGACTATCAAAAAAGGTAGCGATAACACAAAAGCGTGATCAGAGAGGTATCTATCTTGAAATTCCAGTAAGTAGTTTAGAATATTGGGCTATGCTTTATTTTTACTAA
- a CDS encoding LacI family DNA-binding transcriptional regulator, producing MAITIKDIAKRANVSTATVSRVINGIGGYGSDTRNRVLAAAQELGYYKNETATSLVTNKTKTIGIIIPNVSTSFYGNIVTGIEDVAYDFGYSVILTHAGVEGNRLFDSLKLMVNRRVDGIIIVSIYLNKEQQQMIRKLGVPTILLSTISEGNRLPYIKVDDYAASYHATQYLVNQGHQKIGLAGVNQNDQVAGQPRLAGYRDCLEKNQILRDEALIFFGDFSFDAGKRAMDYYMTHELPTALVCASDDTALGIISMAHQYKILVPEQLSVIGYDDTSVAWMTTPPLTTIAQPFYEMGALGCKRLIESVTTNQEIRSEIIPFELMERQTVLQRSNNPKS from the coding sequence ATGGCAATCACAATTAAAGATATAGCGAAGCGAGCCAATGTTTCGACCGCTACCGTTTCCAGAGTCATCAATGGCATTGGCGGCTATGGCAGTGACACGCGCAATCGAGTATTAGCGGCCGCACAGGAACTGGGCTATTATAAAAATGAAACCGCGACGAGTCTGGTAACCAACAAGACGAAAACAATTGGGATTATCATTCCCAACGTGAGTACTTCTTTTTATGGCAATATTGTGACAGGGATTGAGGATGTGGCCTATGATTTTGGCTATAGTGTAATCCTGACACATGCCGGGGTTGAAGGGAATCGTTTATTTGATAGCTTGAAGCTTATGGTCAATCGACGGGTAGATGGCATTATTATTGTATCGATTTATTTGAATAAGGAGCAACAGCAGATGATCCGTAAGCTAGGAGTTCCAACAATTCTTCTTTCAACTATTTCAGAAGGCAATCGATTGCCTTATATAAAGGTAGATGATTATGCTGCCAGCTATCACGCTACGCAGTACTTAGTGAATCAAGGTCACCAGAAAATTGGTTTAGCAGGAGTCAATCAAAATGATCAAGTTGCTGGACAGCCAAGACTAGCTGGTTACCGTGATTGCTTAGAAAAGAACCAAATCTTAAGAGATGAGGCGTTGATTTTTTTTGGCGACTTTAGCTTTGATGCAGGGAAACGAGCGATGGACTATTACATGACCCACGAATTACCTACCGCACTCGTCTGCGCAAGTGATGATACCGCGCTTGGAATTATTTCGATGGCCCATCAGTATAAGATTCTAGTTCCAGAGCAACTATCGGTTATTGGCTATGATGATACCAGTGTTGCATGGATGACGACACCGCCACTTACTACCATTGCACAACCTTTTTATGAGATGGGCGCACTTGGATGCAAACGGCTTATTGAATCAGTCACTACGAACCAAGAGATTCGCTCGGAAATTATTCCATTTGAGTTGATGGAACGGCAAACAGTATTACAGAGGTCAAATAATCCAAAAAGCTAG
- a CDS encoding superinfection exclusion B family protein, producing the protein MKLDLNITDILNLPVKIMSALALASGLMLLLPSKFLAKLHLTSFINKYGFIIGLVFVVSLAILIVTLLIQTFNFVSNKRKMKWFYKTAEKRLRKLSPYEICIVLSLFENENYTNLLPINDGAVKKIENEIIIGKVTTLYMISNLNTAKIPYLLQPWVVNELKEKPDLLTFFESSAKEFIKNENNKQLVYDSLIRPPDYF; encoded by the coding sequence TTGAAACTAGATTTAAATATAACAGATATACTGAATTTGCCTGTCAAAATAATGTCTGCTCTCGCTTTAGCAAGTGGTTTAATGCTTCTTCTACCCTCAAAATTCCTAGCAAAACTTCATTTAACATCTTTTATAAATAAATATGGATTTATAATAGGATTGGTCTTCGTTGTATCACTAGCGATTTTAATAGTCACGTTACTTATCCAGACTTTTAACTTCGTATCAAACAAAAGAAAAATGAAATGGTTCTATAAAACAGCTGAAAAACGTTTAAGAAAACTAAGCCCATATGAAATTTGTATTGTACTAAGCTTATTTGAAAATGAAAACTATACCAATTTATTACCTATCAATGATGGGGCTGTAAAAAAAATAGAAAATGAGATTATTATAGGGAAAGTGACAACTCTATATATGATATCAAATCTAAATACTGCTAAAATTCCATATTTACTACAACCATGGGTAGTTAATGAACTAAAAGAAAAACCTGATCTTTTAACTTTCTTTGAAAGTAGCGCTAAAGAATTTATAAAGAATGAGAACAATAAACAATTAGTCTACGATTCTCTTATTCGACCGCCAGATTATTTTTAA
- a CDS encoding SLATT domain-containing protein, protein MSDLQHKEKLEIQLREAYGRVTYTYTSHLKFMYRLNQKNKILRYSQITLSAISTGGFLGTIVFDKIILTTIAGLVSAVLLALNLFFKNFELDEESKQHRMAADKLWLIREKYVTLLTDFETLSIDEIVVTRDTLREETYIIYSESPKTDKKSYSESQKALKNEEEQFFTEVELDKMLPLQLRKNK, encoded by the coding sequence ATGAGTGATTTACAGCATAAAGAAAAATTAGAGATACAACTTCGAGAAGCATATGGACGCGTTACTTATACATATACTTCACATTTGAAGTTTATGTATAGGCTTAACCAGAAAAATAAAATCTTAAGATATTCACAAATCACTCTATCTGCCATATCAACAGGAGGATTCTTAGGTACAATCGTATTTGATAAAATCATATTAACCACTATTGCAGGTCTTGTTTCAGCTGTTTTACTCGCATTAAACCTTTTCTTTAAAAACTTTGAATTAGACGAGGAGTCAAAACAACATAGGATGGCTGCTGATAAATTATGGTTAATTAGAGAAAAATACGTAACATTATTGACGGATTTTGAAACTCTCTCAATAGATGAAATCGTTGTAACAAGAGATACACTTCGAGAGGAAACATATATAATCTATTCTGAGTCTCCTAAAACAGACAAGAAGAGTTATTCAGAATCACAGAAAGCTCTAAAGAACGAAGAAGAACAATTTTTTACCGAAGTGGAACTCGACAAAATGTTACCTTTACAACTTAGAAAAAATAAATAA
- a CDS encoding SMODS domain-containing nucleotidyltransferase — MSILVTNSYVTPLETRQTIARRYRAVTKAINVEFWNSISETAHSFYVGSYGRGTAISTSDIDVLVEIPNSEYDKFNSSTGNGQSRLLQSIRKSLQVAYPRSDIRADGQVVKINFHDGIKFEILPAFQNMDYWGNHQGYIYPDSNMGGNWKATNPKSEQEAMKVKNGPTYSNGLLYTTCRHFRYVRDTYFSSYHLSGIVIDSFVYNAMENWRYTEPGSSSNASMGAYENILLEYFNNNTILGLSSLNLNSPGSNQTVDTSNSTECLEKVIKKIAT, encoded by the coding sequence ATGAGTATTTTAGTAACAAATTCGTATGTTACACCATTAGAAACAAGACAAACTATAGCTAGAAGATATCGTGCTGTGACTAAAGCGATTAATGTAGAGTTTTGGAATTCAATTAGTGAAACAGCTCATAGTTTTTACGTAGGGTCTTATGGACGTGGAACTGCAATAAGTACAAGTGATATTGATGTTTTGGTAGAAATCCCTAATTCAGAGTATGATAAATTCAATTCGTCTACTGGTAATGGCCAATCACGATTATTACAGTCAATTAGAAAATCACTTCAAGTAGCATACCCTCGAAGTGATATAAGAGCAGATGGACAGGTGGTCAAAATTAATTTTCATGATGGAATAAAATTTGAAATTTTACCTGCTTTTCAGAATATGGATTATTGGGGTAATCATCAGGGATATATCTATCCCGACTCAAATATGGGTGGAAATTGGAAAGCGACTAATCCAAAAAGTGAACAAGAAGCTATGAAGGTAAAGAATGGTCCAACATATAGTAATGGGTTGCTTTATACAACGTGTAGACATTTTCGTTATGTTCGCGATACTTATTTCAGCAGTTATCATCTTTCTGGCATAGTAATAGATAGTTTTGTTTACAATGCGATGGAAAACTGGAGATATACTGAACCTGGAAGTAGTTCTAATGCAAGTATGGGAGCTTATGAGAACATCTTATTAGAATATTTTAATAATAATACAATTTTGGGATTAAGTTCATTAAATTTGAATTCGCCAGGTAGTAATCAAACTGTAGACACTTCTAATAGTACTGAATGTCTAGAAAAAGTGATAAAGAAGATTGCAACTTAA
- the guaA gene encoding glutamine-hydrolyzing GMP synthase encodes MEKIIVLDFGSQYNQLITRRIREFGVFSELLSHRITASEIKEMAPKGIIFSGGPNSVYGEGAFDIDPEIFELGIPILGICYGMQLITHKLGGQVDVAGTAGNREYGQSNLTHTKDSILFSGTPEEQVVLMSHGDAVTEIPNGFVTTGTSHDCPFAAIENVERNIYGIQFHPEVRHSQYGNDILKNFAFNICQAEANWSMGNFIDLEIAKIREKVGDRKVLLGLSGGVDSSVVGVLLQKAIGDQLTSIFVDHGLLRKGEAEQVMETLGGKFGLNIIKVDAQKRFLDKLAGVSDPEKKRKIIGNEFVYLFDDEATKLDGVDFLAQGTLYTDVIESGTETAQTIKSHHNVGGLPEDMQFQLIEPLNTLFKDEVRELGTALGMPDEIVWRQPFPGPGLGIRVIGDITEEKLEIVRESDAILREEIAKAGLERDVWQYFTVLPGFRSVGVMGDGRTYDYTVGIRAITSIDGMTADFARFDWDLLQKISVRIVNEVAHVNRIVYDITSKPPATVEWE; translated from the coding sequence ATGGAAAAAATTATCGTGCTTGATTTTGGGAGTCAATACAACCAATTAATCACACGTCGGATTCGTGAATTTGGAGTATTTTCAGAATTACTGAGCCATCGCATCACCGCAAGCGAAATTAAAGAAATGGCCCCTAAAGGAATTATTTTCTCTGGTGGACCTAACAGTGTATACGGTGAAGGGGCTTTTGATATTGACCCAGAGATTTTCGAGTTAGGAATTCCAATCCTTGGAATTTGCTACGGCATGCAGCTTATCACGCACAAACTTGGTGGACAAGTAGACGTTGCTGGAACTGCTGGAAATCGTGAATACGGCCAATCCAACCTGACACACACCAAAGATTCGATTCTTTTTAGCGGAACGCCTGAAGAACAAGTGGTCCTAATGAGCCACGGAGATGCGGTCACTGAAATTCCAAATGGCTTTGTCACAACAGGGACTTCCCATGACTGTCCTTTTGCAGCCATTGAAAATGTAGAACGCAATATTTACGGTATTCAATTTCACCCAGAAGTTCGTCACAGCCAATATGGCAATGACATCCTAAAAAACTTTGCCTTTAACATCTGTCAAGCAGAAGCAAACTGGTCAATGGGGAACTTTATCGACTTAGAAATCGCAAAAATCCGCGAAAAAGTCGGAGATCGTAAAGTTTTACTTGGCTTATCTGGCGGTGTGGACTCTTCTGTCGTTGGCGTTTTATTACAAAAAGCCATTGGCGATCAACTCACCTCGATCTTCGTCGATCACGGACTGCTTAGAAAAGGCGAAGCAGAACAAGTCATGGAAACACTCGGTGGCAAATTTGGTTTGAACATTATCAAAGTAGATGCCCAAAAACGCTTCTTAGATAAACTCGCTGGCGTTTCTGACCCAGAGAAAAAACGTAAAATCATCGGAAATGAATTTGTATATCTTTTCGACGACGAAGCAACCAAACTAGACGGAGTCGACTTCCTTGCCCAAGGAACTCTTTACACTGATGTCATCGAATCTGGTACAGAAACAGCCCAAACCATCAAATCACATCACAACGTTGGTGGCTTACCAGAAGACATGCAGTTCCAACTAATCGAGCCTTTAAATACTCTATTCAAAGATGAAGTCCGCGAACTAGGAACAGCGCTTGGCATGCCTGATGAAATCGTTTGGCGCCAACCGTTTCCAGGACCAGGTCTTGGCATTCGTGTCATTGGTGATATCACCGAAGAAAAACTCGAAATCGTCCGCGAAAGTGACGCCATCTTACGCGAAGAAATCGCCAAAGCCGGCCTAGAACGTGACGTATGGCAATACTTCACTGTCTTACCAGGCTTTCGTAGCGTCGGCGTGATGGGCGATGGCCGTACCTATGACTATACCGTGGGCATTCGCGCCATTACCTCTATCGACGGTATGACCGCTGACTTTGCTCGCTTTGATTGGGACTTGCTCCAAAAAATCTCTGTCCGCATCGTCAACGAAGTCGCACACGTCAACCGTATCGTGTACGACATTACCAGCAAACCACCCGCAACTGTGGAGTGGGAATAA
- the coaA gene encoding type I pantothenate kinase, which produces METANPINYYALSRKTWQSFYRDGIPPLSEAELQQIKGFNDQISLQDVRDIYIPLTHLIHVYMKEYESLQLGKDLFMQQYTGLTPFVIGVAGSVAVGKSTTARLLQMILARTFPKKDVQLITTDGFLYPNSELEKRNLLSRKGFPESYDMPHLIQFLNQVKSGKRGLKAPVYSHSVYDIIPDAYDLVDQPDILIVEGINVLQLPMNEQIYISDFFDFSVYVDADEALIEQWYLERFGALLDIAVKDPTNFYYPYAKGNRDEAFRMAKKVWQDVNLKNLTDFILPTKNRADLILHKTTHHKIDKIFLRKY; this is translated from the coding sequence ATGGAAACAGCAAATCCAATCAATTACTATGCCTTGTCCAGAAAGACTTGGCAGAGCTTTTATCGTGACGGGATTCCCCCACTTAGCGAAGCGGAGTTACAACAAATTAAGGGATTTAATGATCAAATATCCTTACAAGATGTCCGTGATATCTATATCCCTTTGACTCACCTGATTCATGTCTATATGAAAGAATATGAATCACTTCAATTGGGTAAAGATTTGTTTATGCAACAGTACACTGGCCTAACCCCATTTGTGATTGGGGTCGCAGGAAGCGTTGCCGTGGGGAAAAGTACCACAGCCCGGTTACTGCAAATGATTCTTGCTCGGACATTCCCTAAAAAAGATGTCCAATTGATTACCACCGACGGCTTTTTATATCCCAATAGCGAGCTGGAAAAGCGAAATCTGCTCTCTCGTAAAGGATTTCCAGAAAGCTATGATATGCCCCATTTGATTCAATTTTTAAATCAAGTCAAAAGTGGCAAGCGTGGGTTAAAAGCGCCCGTATACTCGCATAGCGTTTATGATATTATTCCAGACGCTTATGATTTAGTTGACCAGCCAGATATTTTGATTGTAGAAGGGATCAACGTGCTGCAACTCCCAATGAACGAACAGATTTATATTAGCGACTTTTTTGATTTTTCGGTCTATGTAGACGCAGACGAAGCCTTGATTGAACAATGGTACTTAGAGCGTTTTGGGGCTTTGCTCGATATAGCCGTTAAAGATCCTACAAACTTTTATTATCCCTATGCGAAAGGCAACCGAGACGAAGCTTTCCGCATGGCAAAAAAAGTGTGGCAAGACGTGAATCTAAAAAATCTCACAGATTTTATCTTGCCTACCAAAAACCGTGCAGACCTTATTTTGCACAAAACCACGCATCACAAAATTGACAAAATTTTTCTTAGAAAATATTGA
- a CDS encoding acyl-CoA thioesterase has protein sequence MKNIERPQKFCTDSLVVQTTRIFPGDLNPFSALFGGKLLSLIDQAASISVARHCHLGAVTASIDQMNFLQPLAENHAVTIETFVSGVGETSLEVFAKVTGENLSSGDTYLAGTCFMTFVVIHSHMNTESQALVVPRVVAQTNAQQKIMQGYAERKAIRTLQRQQNQELF, from the coding sequence ATGAAAAACATCGAACGACCGCAAAAATTTTGCACAGACTCTCTCGTTGTGCAGACCACACGAATCTTCCCTGGTGATTTGAATCCTTTTTCTGCGCTTTTTGGTGGAAAACTCCTTTCTTTAATTGATCAAGCTGCTTCGATTTCCGTTGCCAGGCACTGCCATTTGGGTGCCGTCACCGCTTCGATTGATCAAATGAATTTCTTACAACCTCTAGCAGAAAACCACGCCGTCACGATTGAAACATTTGTCAGTGGTGTTGGAGAAACTTCCTTAGAGGTATTTGCAAAAGTCACGGGTGAAAACTTATCTAGTGGGGATACATATCTTGCGGGAACTTGTTTTATGACCTTTGTTGTGATTCACTCCCACATGAATACCGAATCCCAAGCACTCGTCGTTCCACGGGTTGTAGCTCAAACGAATGCACAGCAAAAAATTATGCAAGGCTATGCGGAGCGAAAAGCAATCCGCACACTACAACGCCAACAAAATCAAGAATTGTTCTAA
- a CDS encoding SGNH/GDSL hydrolase family protein has translation MTIVLFGDSITAGYVHGEGDTQALTKRIAQAFQKYDVLNLGIPGDTSQGGRERVYEQVVNVNPDYVFVFFGANDVAEDKVQTKAIYRQNLQAIVEAIGKEKVILLTGPYTNQKNHAQDRPESRIKDYAQAVESLGNQLSIPVVPIYKRMKQDQAVTAFFQADGLHFSEIGYDFLAKQMIEALERKIGENKEHE, from the coding sequence ATGACGATTGTTTTGTTTGGCGATAGTATTACTGCTGGATATGTCCACGGAGAAGGTGATACACAAGCCTTGACTAAGCGCATAGCACAAGCGTTCCAAAAATATGATGTACTCAATCTAGGGATTCCAGGAGATACTTCGCAAGGTGGGAGAGAACGTGTGTATGAGCAGGTAGTAAACGTAAATCCAGACTATGTTTTTGTCTTTTTTGGCGCAAATGATGTGGCAGAAGACAAGGTGCAGACAAAGGCGATTTATCGACAAAATCTACAGGCAATCGTTGAGGCTATTGGCAAAGAAAAAGTCATTCTGTTGACAGGACCATACACAAACCAAAAGAACCATGCACAAGATCGACCAGAAAGTCGGATTAAAGACTACGCACAAGCGGTTGAATCTTTAGGCAATCAGTTGAGCATACCTGTGGTTCCAATTTATAAAAGAATGAAGCAAGACCAAGCAGTGACAGCATTTTTTCAAGCGGATGGTCTTCATTTTTCAGAAATCGGCTATGATTTTTTAGCGAAACAGATGATAGAGGCACTGGAAAGAAAGATAGGGGAGAACAAGGAACATGAGTAA